The genomic region AACGCCTTCATCCTGGCCGTGCACGCCAACATCGCGCACGGCATGCCGCTGTCGCTGGCCGACCGCACCGCCGCCGCGGAGCGCATACTGGTGTCCCGGCCGCAGTGGTCGGACCGGATGATCGCCGCGGCGACCGGACTGGCGCCGCGCACCGTGGGCGCGGTCCGGCGGCGTTCGAGTGCGCAGGCTGGCTGGTCGAACACCCGGCTGGGCCGGGACGGGCGGGTGCGGCCGGTGAGCAGCGCGGCCGGGCGGCGGCTGGCCGGGACGCTGCTCGCGGACAACCCCAGCGCCTCGCTGCGGGAGATCGCCAAAGCGGCCGGACTGGCGCCCTCGACAGTCCGGGACGTGCGGCGACGCCTGCACTCGGGCCTGGACCCGGTGCCCGGCGGCCAGCGCGAGCCGCCCTCGGCCGACCAGCCGCCCACCCCATCTGACCAGGGCGCGGACCTGCGGGCCGCGCTGCGCACCCTCCAGCGCGACCCCGCGCTGCGGTTCACCGAGTCCGGCCGGAAGCTGCTGCGCTGGCTGGACACCCACCTCATCGAACCCGACGACTGGCCCCCGCTGGTCGACTGCGTCCCCGCGCACTGCACCGGAATGGTGGTTGCGCTCGCACGCACCAATGCGGCGGCCTGGCAGGACTTCGCCGAACGCCTCGACGGACGCAGGCGCACCACCGCATAGCTGATGGTTACCGCCACCGGTCGGCCTATTCGCCGACCGGTGGCGCCTATTCCGTTTCCGTTTCAGTTCACTTGTCATCGGCAGGGTCATGAATGCGACAAAGCAGACCGACGCGCCGCGCGCGCGTACACTTTCACAGTATTTCGAGCGAACCGCTCTTCGAATTCCGGACACCCCGGCGGTGGTGTGCGGCCCGGTCACGCTGACCTACCGCGAGCTGGACCGCGCGGCCAACCGGCTGGCCCATCGGCTGCGCGAACGGGGTATCGGCCGGGGTGACCCGGTGGGCATCCGGCTGCCCGATCGGGTGGACGAGTACGTGGCGCTGCTGGGCGTGCTCAAGGCGGGGGCGGCCTACCTGCCGCTGCCGCGGGGGTGTCCCACCACCGGTCTCCGGCTGACCGCCCTGGTCAGCGAGCCGGGCGAGGCGGAGGACGCGCCGCTGGTCGAGCTGCCCGCGACCGGCCCGGCGCACAGCCCCTCGGCGGACCTGGACCCCGCCGCGCCCTGCTACCTGTGCCGCCCGCGCGGCCTGGCCGGCATCCCGGCCACGCACGCCTTCACCCACCAGGACGTGCTCACCTTCGTCCGGGTGGCCGCGCCGGGGCTGGGCGTACTGGCCGGGGACCGGGTCTTCCAGGGCACCCCGATCAGCCAGGAGTTCCACCTGCACGAGCTGTGGCCGTGCTTCGTGGCCGGGGCCACCGTGGTGGCGCCCGCCGAGGGCGACCTGCCCGGACTGCTCGCCTCGGCGCGGGTGACCGTGTTCTGCGGCACCGGCGCGCAGCTGAGCGAGCTGCGCCCGGCCCCGGCCTCGGTGCGCGGCGTGCTGCTGCACGGCACCCCGCTGCCCGCGGAGCTGGTCCTCGACCTGCCGGGCAGCCGGGTTTTCAGCTGTTCCGGCCCCATCCGCGCCGCCAGTTGGGGGCGCGCCCGCAGTGGATCCAAGGAGACCTCGTGACCAGCACCGGCCTGACCGACCTCCACCTCGCCACCGGACCGCTGGTGCGCGGTGAGCTGCCCGGCCCGCGCTCGGCCGACCTGCTGGCCCGCCAGCGCCAGCGGGAGTCCAACGCGCGGACCTACCCGCGCAGGCTGCCGATCGCCCCGGTCGAGGGGCACGGCAGCTTCGTGCGCGACGCCGACGGCAACGTCTTCCTGGACTTCCTGGCCGGGGCCGGGGTGCTCTCGCTGGGGCACAACCACCCCGAGCTGGTGGCCGCGATGACCGAGCAGGCCGGGCGGCTCACCCACGGGCTGGACTTCCCCACCCCGGCCAAGGACGAGTTCCTCACCGCCCAGCTGTCCATGCTGCCGCCCGGCCTGCGCGAGCGGATGAAGACGCACTTCTGCGGCCCGACCGGGGCCAACGCGGTGGAGGCGGCGATCAAGCTGTGCAAGACCGCGACCGGCCGCGCCCAGGTGGTCTCCTTCCAGGGCGGCTACCACGGGTGCAGCCACGCGGCGATGGCGGTCACCGGTGACGTGGCGCAGAAGGCCCCGGTGCCCGGCGGCATGCCCGAGGTGCACTTCTTCCCCTACTCCTACTGCTCGCGCTGCCCGCTGGGCCTGTCCCCGGTCACCTGCGAGACCAACTGCGCCGGGTACCTGGAACGCGCGCTGCTGGACCACAACGGCGGCATCCCGCGGCCGGCCGCGGTGCTGCTGGAGCTGGTGCAGGGCGAGGGCGGGGTGGTGCCGGCCACGCCGGAGTTCGTGCACCGGGTGCGCGCGCTGACCCGTGAGCTGGACGTGCCGCTGGTGGTGGACGAGGTGCAGACCGGCTGCGGGCGCACCGGGACCTGGTTCGCCTTCGAGCAGTACGGCATCGAGCCGGATGTGATCATCGCGTCCAAGGCGCTCAGCGGGGTGGGCGCGCCGGTGTCGCTGATCATCTACGACCGGCGGCTGGACGTCTGGCAGCCGGGCGCGCACACCGGCACCTTCCGCGGCAACCAGCTGGCCTTCGCCGCGGGCACGGCGGCGGTGCGGATCGTGCGCCGGGACGACGTGCTCGGCAACGTGCGGGCGCGCGGGCGGCAGCTGGCCGCCCGACTGTCCGAACTGGACGGTCATCCGTGGGTGCGCGAGGTCCGCGGCCGGGGCCTGATGTGGGGCGTGGAGCTGGCCGATCCGGTCAGCGGGCGTCCGGCCAGCGCGGAGGCCGCGGCGGCGCAGGCGATGGCGCTGCGCGAGGGGCTGATCATCGAGCTGGGCGGCCGGGCGGACGCGGTGGTGCGGCTGCTGCCGCCGCTGAACGTGACCGCCGAGGTCATCGACATCGCCGCGGACATCCTGCTCGGGGCGATCCTGCGTGCTTTACCCAGCCGGGGCCCGGCATGCTGACCGAACCGGCGCTGATCGGCTCCGCGCACCCGGGGGAACCGCGCTGGCAGCCGGGGGAACGGCTGGAGCTGCTGTTCGAGCAGCAGTGCGACCGGCTGCGCCAGTCCGGCCGGGCCGGGCAGCTCGCGGTGGACACCGGCGAGACCACGCTGACCTACGACGAGCTGGACAGCCAGGCCAACCGGCTGGCCCGCCGCCTGCGCGCGCTGGGCGCACGGCCGGGCGAGCGGATCGCGCTGCTGGTGGACCGGCCGCGGCACGCCTACGCCGGGATGCTCGCGGTGCTCAAGCTCGGCGCCGCCTACGTGCCGCTGGACGTGGCCTTCCCGGCCGACCGGCTGGCCTTCATCCTGGCCGACGCCGGCGCGACCTGGGCGCTCACGCTGTCCACCACCCGCGAACTCCTGTCCGATGTGGACGGTGTCGAGGTGGTCTGTGTGGACGAGCTGGACCTGGCCGGGGAGGACGGCGCGCGGCTGAGCCCGGCCGAGCGCGGCGACCCGGTGGACGACCTCTGCTACCTGATCTACACCTCGGGCACCACCGGGCGGCCCAAGGGGGTGGCCATCGAGCACGCCAGCATCTGCAACTTCGTCCGGGTGGCCGCCGGGCTGTACGGGCTGAGTCCGGCGGACCGGGTGTACCAGGGCATGACGCTGGCCTTCGACTTCTCGGTGGAGGAGATCTGGGTGCCCTGGCTGGCCGGGGCGACCCTGGTGCCCAAACCGGCCGGCGGCAGCCTGCTCGGCGCGGAGCTGTGGCAGTTCCTGCACGACCGCTCGGTGACCGCGCTGTGCTGCGTGCCCACCCTTCTGTCCACAGTGGACGAAGATCTGCCGGGCCTGCGGTTCCTGCTGGTCTCCGGCGAGGCCTGTCCGCCGGAGCTGATCGAGCGCTGGCACCGGCCGGATCGCCGGTTCCTCAACGTCTACGGGCCCACCGAGGCGACGGTCACCGCGACCTGGTCGGTGGTGCACCCGGAGCGCCCGGTGACCCTGGGCGTGCCGCTGCCGACCTACTCGGTGGTGATCCTGGACCCGGAGCAGCCGCGCGCGCTGCCGCACGGCGAGGCGGGCGAGATCGGCATCGCCGGGATCGGCCTGGCCCGCTGCTACCTGAACCGGCCGGAGCTGACCGCGCGGGCGTTCATCCCGGACTTCCTGGGCCTGCCGGGCAACCCGTCCGGCCGGATCTACCGGACCGGGGACCTGGGCCGGATCAACGCCGACGGCGAGATCGAGTACCACGGCCGGATCGACACCCAGGTCAAGATCCGCGGCTACCGGATCGAGCTGGCCGAGATCGAGTCGGTGCTGGCGCGGGCGCCGGGGGTGGCCCAGGCGGTGGTGGACACTTACCGGCCGGAACCCGGCGTGGTCGAGCTGGTGGGCTACTACCGCCCGCGCGCCGACGCGGAAACCGTGGACCAGCAGGCGGTCCGGGCACACCTGCGCGACCGCCTGCCCGCCTACATGGTCCCGGCCTACCTGGAACAGCTGGACACCATCCCGATGACCGCCAGCGACAAGGCCGACCGCCGCAACCTGCCGCCGCCCAGCGGCCCGCGCGCACTGGCCGCCACCGGCGAGCACGTGCCCCCGGCCACGCCCACCGAAGAACTGCTTGCCGACACCCTGGCCGAGGTGCTGCGCGTGGAGAAAGTGTCCACCTCCCACCACTTCTTCGACGACCTGGGCGCGGACTCGCTGCTGCTGGCCCGCTTCCGCGGCCGCCTGGCCGAACTGGCCGCGGTGTCCATGCGCGACATCTACCTGCATCCCACCGTGTCCGCGCTGGCCGCCCTCCTGGACGCCGCCGACCCGGCCCCGGCCGCCGCGCCGGAACCGGTGCCCGCGCCCAGGGGCAGCTCGCTGCGGTACGCGCTGTGCGGCTTCGCCCAGCTGCTGTTCTTCCTGGCCTACACCTACCTGAACGCGCTGGTGCTGAGCACCGGCCTGGACGTGGTCGGCGAGGGCCAGACGCTGGCCGAGACCTACCTGCTCGCGGTGGCGGTCACCGGCGGCGGCTTCCTGGCGCTGAGCCTGCTCCCGATCGCGGCGAAGTGGGTGCTGGTCGGGCGCTACCGGCCGGGCGAGTTCCCGTTGTGGGGACTGGGTTATCTGCGGTTCTGGGTGGTGAAGACGTTGCTGCGGGCCAACCCGCTGGTGCTCTTCGCCGGTTCGCCGGTGTACTCGCTGTACCTGCGGCTGCTCGGGGCCCGGATCGGCAGGCGGGTGGCGGTCTTCTCCCGCAACGTGCCGGCCTGCCCCGACCTGCTCACCATCGGCGAGGGCACGGTGATCCGCAAGGACTCCTTCTTCACCTGCCACCGGGTCCGCGCCGGCATGATCGAGACCGGCCCGGTGACCATCGGCGCGGACGCGGTGATCAGCGAGGGCACCGTGCTGGACATCGGCTCCACCATGGGCGACCGTGCCCAGCTCGGCCACGCCTCCTCCCTGCACACCGGCCAGTCGATCCCCGAGGACGAGCACTGGCACGGCTCCCCGGCCGAACCGTCCACAGTGGACTACCTCGCGGTCGCGCCCGCCCGCTGCGGCCGCGTCCGCCGCACGCTCTTCGGCCTCGCTCAGCTCCTGACCATGCTGGCGCTGACCCTCCCCTTCACCCTGCTGGTGCTGGACCTGTGGCTGCCCGCGCTGCTGCCCTCCACCGACGCGCCACTGGGCAGCACCGCGTTCCTGCTCGGTCACCTGGGCACCGCCTCCGCGGTGTTCTTCGGCGGCGCGCTGGCCGGGCTGCTGCTGGTGACCACCCTGCCCCGGCTGCTGCACCGCATGATCAAGCCCGACACGGTCTACCCGCTGTACGGACTCCGCTATTCCTTGCAGCGCAGCGTGTCCCGCCTGACCAACCTGCGCTTCTACCACACCCTCTTCGGCGACAGCTCCTACATCACCACCTACCTGCGCGCCCTGGGCTACGACCTGGGCCGGGTGATCCAGTCCGGCTCGAACTTCGGCGTCATGCAGAAGCACGAGTCGCCGTACCTGACCACGATCGGCCGCGGCACCATGGTCTCCGACGGCCTGTCCGCCATGAACGCCGAGTTCTCCAGCACCTCGTTCAAGATGGCCCGCGCCACCCTGGGCGAACACAACTTCCTGGGCAACGTGATCTTCTACCCCTGGCGCAGCCGCACCGGCGACAACTGCCTGCTGGCCACCAAGGTCCTGGTCCCGGTGGACGGCCCGGTCCGCGAGAACACCGGCCTGCTCGGCTCCCCGCCGTTCGAGATCCCGCGCTCGGTCGACCGCGACCGCCAGTTCGACCACCTGCGCACCGAGGAGGAGCTGAACCGGCGCCTGCCCCGCAAGAACCGCCACAACCTGCTCACCATGACCCTGTACCTGCTGACCCTCTGGTGCCACTTCGCGGTGGTCAGCCTGCTCGGCGTGCTCGGTGTCGAACTCCGCCCCGTCTTCGGCGAGCTCGCGCTGGCCACCGCCTCGGTGACCGCCGTGGCCTTCAGCGTCACCTACTTCATCCTCGTCGAACGAGCCAGCCTGGGCTTCCGCCGGTTGCGCCCCCGCCTGTGCTCGATCTACCAACCCCAGTTCTGGCAACACGAACGCTTCTGGAAACTCTCCCCAGGCACCTACTACCGCCTCTTCAACGGCACCGCCTTCAAGGGCCTCATCTGGCGCCTGCTGGGCGCCAGGGTGGGCAAACGCCTCTACGACGACGGCTGCGCCGCACCGGAGAAGAGCCTGGTGACCCTCGGCGACGACACGGTCCTCAACGTCGGCAGCACCATCCAGGGCCACTCCCTGGAGGACGGCACCTTCAAGTCCGACCACATCGTGCTGGGCTCGGGCTGCACGGTCAGCACCGGCGGCTTCGTCCACTATGGAGTGTCCATTGGGGACGGTGCGGTGGTGGAGGCGGACGCCTTCGTGATGAAGGGCGAACAGCTCCCGGCAGGTGCCCGCTGGTGGGGCAACCCGGCCGGTCCCAAGCCTGCCGCCTCAGCTGGGAGGAGTGCCGTTGGGCCACAGGCAAGGTGACACCCCGCCGAGGTACAACTCCCCCAGGTCGTTGCCTTCAAGGCTGAACCGGAACTCATCCGGTTCCTGCTGCACCCACAGGTACCAGTCCTTCGGGCGGGAGTCGTGCAGCACCTTGTAGCCGTTGCGGGTCCAGAAGCCGTGGAGCGCATCGAAGTACTCGTTGAACTTCGCCGGGTCCAGATCATGGATCTGGTAGCCGACTGACACCTGGACCCGCCCTTGCGCACCGTGGTCGGATGGCAGGTCGCAGGGGGACGTGCTGATCTCCTCGCTGCCGGTGTCCACCAGGCGCGCATGAGCGGGCAGGTGCGCGGCGGCCTGCCGCACGTACTCCTCGGCCCGGCGGGCACCCTCCGCCGCGGTGATGGTCGGCTGCATCCCTCTCCTGCTCCACTGGTAGACGTACACACCCACCCCTGCCACCAGCACCACGGCGATCACCACACCGAGGAGCCGGCGCCTAGTCCGTCGGCTGACCGGCAATGACCCTCCCCATGTTCCGCAACGACCTGTTGCGGTCTTCCCAATACTCGTTGTGTGCCGCCTCGCTGAGCCCTCCGGCATCGCCCAGGCCAGGAGTGCCGGGGTCCGAGGTGAACACCTTGCCGCCGAACCCGGGCGTCGCCGGGTCGGGACCGTGCGGGTCGATGTTCAGACCGCCGCCCGGCGACACCGGTCCGGGGACCATCGGGTCGGGCACGCCGGGCGGCGCCCCGCCCACGCCCATCGGCATGTTGGTGACCTTGATGATGTCGTGCTGGGCAACGCTGGCGTGCACGCGGTCCGGCGGCAGGTTCAGCTGGTCAGCCCGCTCGACACCGACCCCGGGGCTGCCGATGAAGACCACATCGTCGGCCTTGATCCCCAGATCGCGGGCGGTGTGCCCGACCACGGTGGAGCCGTAGCTGTGCCCGACGACGGTGTTGTGCGACGGCTCGCCCTCGTGCGTGACGCGCAGGCCGTCCTGGAACCGGGCCAGGTCGGCTCGAGCGTTGTCCGCGAAGCTGTCTTGGGCCGCCTCGGGGACGAGGCTCTGCGGGGCGTCATAGCCGACCCAGCTGATCACCGAGGTCGACGGCGATCCGGCCCGCGCTGCCGCGTGGGCCATGGCATCGGCGTGGTTGAGGTAGTTCGCGCCCCCGGCAAGACTGGCAAAGGTGCCCGGCACAAGTGTGGCCACGTTCGCCGCCCGGTCCGGATCGCCCATTGCCACCACCGCCCGTCCCTTGCCGTCGGCACTGACTCGAAGCAGGAACGGCGGGGGACGTTCCTTGCTCGGCGGGGTGGCAAGTCGCGCGGCGATGGCGTCCAGGCCGGTGAGTTTGCTCCGCAGGTCCACCAACCGCTTCTCGTCATCCGGTGTCCGGTGCGCCTTGGCCTCCAGCCGCGTCCGCTCCTCCGCCAGGCTCGCCCGCAACCCCGCCAGCACCACCCGGTTCGCCCGGTCCCGCACCACCGCCGGGATCCCGTCCAGCGCCCCGATCCGGGCCCCGTCACTGGCCAGCAACGACTCCCGGTCAGCGATGCTCAAGCCGTCCCACCACCGCTTCACTTCGGCCGGAGACGTGCCCGCGGCCGGAATCGTGGCGCTCAGCGAGGTGCACACCTGGATGCCGCCAGGCGCGATGCCGGTGGCCTCCTGGGTGAGGCGGCGCAGTGCGGCGGCGGCCTCGGCGTCCACGGTGGCGGCCTGGCGGAGGGTGTCGCGCAGGGTGGTGGTCAGCTCGGCGCACAGCTGTGCCCGGTTCGGGCGGCCCGGTTGCGGCGGGATGGCCACGACCACCGCGTCATCGGTGACCTGGCCGTCGCTGGAGACGCGCAGCCGGTTGGCGTGCGCGGTGGCCAGCGCGGCGCGCAGTGACTCCTGCAACCTGGTCAGCCGTTCGCCCGCGTCCCGCAGCACCGGCGGGATGCCGCCGAGCCCCTTGGCCAGCTCGTCCAGGCGGCCGCGCTGACCACCGAGCTGCTGCTTGGCCGTCTCCGCCGCCGCGCCGCGCCACTCGCCCAGGCCGCGCAGGGCGTCAGTGACCTCCTCGGCGCGGGTGGTCATCGAGGTCGCCAGGTCCTGCCAGCGGCGCGCGGCGCGGGTGAACACCGTGGGTTCGGCCTCGCGCAGTTCGTCGACCGTGGTCATCGCGGCAACCCGGCCCGCGCGGCAGCCTCCGCCTCGGCGTAGGTCCGGGCGTTGAGCTCCAGGTTGTCGCCGGCCACGGCGAGCTTGGTGGCGACCGCGGTGAGGGCCCGCGCCCAGGTGTCCTCGCACTGCGCCAGGGCCTGGGCCAGTGCGAAGGACGTGTTCGCCGCCGCGTCGCCGTCCTGCGCGCCGCTGTTGGCGCGGATGTCCCGGTGGGCCTGGTCGGCGGTGGCGAGCAGGTCCCGTCCCACCTTGGTGAGCTGGTCCGCCGTGACCGCGAGCTTCCCCGTCAAGGTTCCCCCCTTGATCGCTCCTCCCAGCGACCGTAGCAGCGGCTACCCGGAACGGTCGCTACTCAGTCCCCCGTCTGGAGGAGCACGTCCGCGTCGAAACAGGTCCGCTCACCCGTGTGGCAGGCCGCGCCGACCTGGTCGACCACCAGCAGCAAGGTGTCGCCATCGCAGTCCAGGCGGACCTCGTGCACGTGCTGGGTGTGGCCGGAGGTCTCGCCCTTGACCCAGTAGGACTGCCTGCTGCGGGAGAAGTAGGTGGCCTTGCGGGTGGTGAGCGTGCGGTGCAGGGCCTCGTCGTCCATCCAGGCGACCATCAGCACCTCGCCGGTGCCGCGCTGCTGGGCGACCGCGCACACCAGGCCGTCGGCGTTGCGCTTGAGCCGGGCGGCCAGCGCCGGGTCGAGCGGGCTCATCGAACCGTCACCCCCGCCGCCCGCAGCGCGTCCTTGACCTCGCTGATCCGCAACTGTCCGAAGTGGAACACACTGGCCGCCAGCACCGCGTCCGCCCCGGCTTCGACCGCGGGTGGGAAGTGCTCCACCGCGCCGGCCCCGCCGCTGGCGATCAGCGGCACGTCGATCACCTTGCGCACCGCCCTGATCAGCTCCAGGTCGAACCCGGCCTTGGTGCCGTCGGCGTCCATCGAGTTGAGCAGCACCTCGCCCACGCCGAGCTCCTGCCCGCGCGCGGACCACTCGATCGCGTCGATCCCGGTGCCGGTGCGCCCACCGTGCGTGGTCACCTCGAACCCCGACGGCGTGGGCTGACCGCCCTCGGGCACCCGGCGGGCGTCCACCGAGAGCACCACGCACTGCGCGCCGAACCGCTCGGCGGCCTCGCGCAGCAGCTCCGGGCGGGCGATGGCGGCGGTGTTGAAGCTGACCTTGTCCGCGCCCGCGCGCAGCAGCTTGTCCACGTCCTCCACGCTGCGCACCCCGCCGCCGACGGTGAGCGGGATGAACACCTGCTCCGCAGTGCGCCGGACCACGTCGTAGGTGGTCTCCCGGTTGCCGGAGGAGGCGGTCACGTCCAGGAAGGTGAGCTCGTCGGCATGCTCGGCGTCGTAGGCGGTGGCCAGCGCCACGGGGTCACCCGCGTCGACGAGGTTGGTGAAGTTGACACCCTTGACCACCCGGCCCCGGTCCACGTCCAGGCAGGGGATCACACGAACAGCGACGGACATGCCGACAGCCTAGGCTGAGGCCCGTGACCAGCGATCTGAGGTCGGCCAAGTACCTGTTGCTCACCACCTTCCGCCGCGACGGCACCCCGGTGGACACCCCGGTCTGGGTGGTCGCCGAGGGCGAGGTGCTCTACGCCTGGTCGAACGCGGAGGCTGGCAAGGTCAAGCGGTTGCGGCGGGACGGCGCGGTGCGGGTGGCGCCGTGCACGGTGCGCGGGAAGCAGACCGGGCCGGCGGTGCCCGCGACCGCGACGCTGACCGACGCCGAGGGCACCGCCGAGGTGGTCCGGATGATCAACAAGAAGTACGGCCTGCTCGGCCGCCTGACCACGCTGCGGGCCAAGCCGGATGCCGGTCGCACGATCGGCATCCGGATCACGCTGGACTAGCGGACCGCGGCCAGCGCCTCGGGCAGGGTGAACGCGCCCGCGTAGAGCGCCTTGCCCACGATCGAGCCCTCCACGCCCAGCGGCCCGAGCTCGGCCAGCGCGACCAGGTCGGCGACGCTGGACACGCCGCCGGAGGCGATCACCGGGGCGTCGGTGCGGGCGCAGACCTCGCGCAGCAGGTCCAGGTTGGGGCCCTTGAGGGTGCCGTCCTTGCTCACGTCGGTGACCACGTAGCGCGGGCAGCCGTCCCGGTCCAGCCTGGCCAGCACCTCCCACAGGTCGCCGCCGTCGGTGGTCCAGCCACGGGCGGCCACCCGGTGCCCGGCCTCGGTGATCCGCACGTCCAGGCCGACCGCGATCTTCTCGCCGTGCTCGGCGATCGCGCGGGCGCACCAGGCCGGGTCCTCCAGCGCGGCGGTGCCCAGGTTGACCCTGGCGCAGCCGGTGGCCAGCGCCGCCTTGAGCGAGTCGTCGTCGCGGATGCCGCCGGAGAGCTCCACCTTGACGTCCAGGCGCTCGACCACCCCGGCCAGCAGCTCGCGGTTGCTGCCCCGGCCGAAGGCCGCGTCCAGGTCGACCAGATGGATCCACTCGGCGCCGCCGTCCTGCCAGGCCAGCGCGGCCTCCCACGGGTCACCGTAGGAGGTCTCGGTGCCTGCCTCGCCCTGAACCAGGCGGACAGCCTTGCCTTCGGCCACATCAACGGCCGGGAGCAGCGTGAACGTCACCGGTAAAGCCTAAACGACGGACTTGAGCCAGTTCTCCAGCAGGTGCGCCCCGGCGTCCCCGGACTTCTCCGGGTGGAACTGGGTGGCCGACAGCGGCCCGTTCTCCACCGCCGCCACGAAGTCCTCGCCGTGGTGCGCCCAGGTCACCAGCGGCTCGGGCAGCGGCGGCTCGGGGGCCAGGGTCCACTCGCGCACGCCGTAGGAGTGCACGAAGTAGAACCGGTCGTCCGCCGCCAGCCCGGCGAACAGGGTGCTGGCCTCAGGGGCGCGGACGGTGTTCCAGCCCATGTGCGGCAGCACCGG from Crossiella sp. CA-258035 harbors:
- a CDS encoding PPOX class F420-dependent oxidoreductase, which translates into the protein MTSDLRSAKYLLLTTFRRDGTPVDTPVWVVAEGEVLYAWSNAEAGKVKRLRRDGAVRVAPCTVRGKQTGPAVPATATLTDAEGTAEVVRMINKKYGLLGRLTTLRAKPDAGRTIGIRITLD
- the priA gene encoding bifunctional 1-(5-phosphoribosyl)-5-((5-phosphoribosylamino)methylideneamino)imidazole-4-carboxamide isomerase/phosphoribosylanthranilate isomerase PriA encodes the protein MTFTLLPAVDVAEGKAVRLVQGEAGTETSYGDPWEAALAWQDGGAEWIHLVDLDAAFGRGSNRELLAGVVERLDVKVELSGGIRDDDSLKAALATGCARVNLGTAALEDPAWCARAIAEHGEKIAVGLDVRITEAGHRVAARGWTTDGGDLWEVLARLDRDGCPRYVVTDVSKDGTLKGPNLDLLREVCARTDAPVIASGGVSSVADLVALAELGPLGVEGSIVGKALYAGAFTLPEALAAVR